One region of Prosthecobacter dejongeii genomic DNA includes:
- a CDS encoding TolC family protein: protein MKILLFLLLTAVASAAPMHVSLPTVMKLAGANNDEIQQAQVKHTEMIAESKQAWQRFWPTLSLNAGYRGHEGRVQDIAGAVFDARKQQYTLGTAILVDWSPGDIYYSALAAKQKAIAAEELAEKTRRDILQESVARYYDLLATEADMAVIEDDLRLTEDYANQLSGAVTAGTAFRADLLRVKTQVSRAKISVRQGQEKRDLAAAALAETLRLAPDTALRPAKSDLVPVSLVSTHGVATLISQAHQNRPELRAASAANTAAVLESDRTRIAPIIPSVQAGYSLGGLGGGFAGEWGNFNDQQDFFLGLGWKIGPGGLFDRQRQKIAEAREQGIALQTSQVKAAIGREVVEAALKAQSSKDQLQINEEAVTAAEEMVQLAKDRQASQLGVVLEYLLAREELTRARQGRVKSVTDYNKAQHALKRAVGK from the coding sequence ATGAAAATCCTTTTGTTTTTGCTGCTCACCGCTGTCGCTAGTGCAGCTCCCATGCACGTGAGTCTGCCCACGGTCATGAAGTTGGCAGGTGCGAACAATGACGAGATCCAGCAAGCCCAGGTCAAGCATACGGAGATGATTGCCGAATCTAAGCAGGCCTGGCAGCGCTTTTGGCCCACTTTATCTTTGAATGCGGGTTATCGAGGCCATGAAGGCCGGGTGCAGGACATCGCAGGTGCAGTTTTTGATGCTCGTAAGCAGCAATACACGCTGGGCACAGCGATCCTGGTGGACTGGTCTCCAGGAGATATTTATTACAGTGCCTTAGCCGCGAAACAAAAAGCCATCGCAGCTGAGGAACTTGCAGAAAAAACGCGCCGAGATATCCTCCAAGAATCTGTCGCACGTTATTACGATCTTCTCGCGACGGAAGCGGACATGGCCGTTATTGAAGATGATCTCCGCCTAACAGAGGATTACGCAAATCAACTCAGCGGAGCTGTCACCGCAGGCACCGCCTTCAGGGCAGATCTTCTGCGGGTTAAAACACAAGTAAGCCGCGCCAAAATTTCTGTCCGTCAGGGGCAAGAAAAGCGTGATCTTGCCGCAGCTGCACTGGCTGAAACGCTGCGCTTAGCTCCAGACACGGCTCTACGGCCTGCTAAATCTGACCTTGTTCCCGTGAGCTTGGTAAGCACCCACGGAGTAGCCACACTGATCTCTCAGGCCCATCAAAATCGCCCTGAATTACGCGCCGCCAGTGCCGCAAACACAGCCGCAGTGCTGGAGAGTGATCGGACACGCATCGCCCCCATCATCCCGAGTGTGCAGGCGGGCTACAGTCTTGGAGGTTTAGGCGGGGGTTTTGCTGGAGAATGGGGTAACTTCAATGACCAACAAGACTTCTTCTTGGGTCTGGGCTGGAAGATCGGCCCAGGGGGACTCTTTGATCGCCAGCGCCAAAAAATAGCTGAAGCACGCGAACAAGGGATTGCTCTCCAAACCTCGCAGGTCAAAGCCGCGATTGGTCGTGAAGTCGTGGAGGCGGCCTTAAAAGCTCAGTCCTCTAAGGACCAACTTCAGATCAACGAAGAAGCCGTCACTGCTGCGGAAGAAATGGTGCAGCTAGCCAAAGACCGCCAGGCCAGTCAGCTAGGTGTCGTGCTGGAATACTTGTTAGCCCGAGAAGAATTAACGAGAGCCCGCCAAGGCCGCGTGAAGTCCGTCACCGACTACAACAAAGCGCAGCACGCTCTTAAAAGGGCCGTCGGAAAATAA
- a CDS encoding PadR family transcriptional regulator yields MDLKLINREILLSFWKVHILYHATDGDVIGQWMIKELRHHGYDVSPGTLYPLLKRMEKNGWLVSTVEADRGPKAPRAYRITASGREVLKVVRKQLKELGVEVNKH; encoded by the coding sequence ATGGATCTAAAACTCATCAATCGCGAGATTCTCCTTTCCTTTTGGAAGGTGCATATCTTGTACCATGCCACAGATGGGGATGTGATTGGTCAGTGGATGATCAAAGAATTGCGACATCATGGTTATGATGTGAGCCCAGGCACTCTTTATCCTTTGCTCAAACGCATGGAAAAAAATGGCTGGTTAGTTTCTACGGTCGAAGCCGACCGTGGTCCCAAGGCTCCACGTGCCTACCGGATCACTGCCTCTGGGCGAGAGGTGCTAAAAGTCGTGCGTAAGCAGCTCAAGGAGTTAGGTGTGGAAGTGAACAAACACTAA
- a CDS encoding PH domain-containing protein: protein MRYRLLEHPAFPGLLSKEDLFLLVERGSLARGDLCQDTTSGRDHTVGDVISGMRAPRAHAGARIDRPLFREFRADAPHEEGSEIEYEETEQAESEEEIPKGTERYTPAGEWILHESHPSWFGAGKALFLALLLLITTFMILKIDPIYAPISAGLALVLFILVGIFRSTRTYLVTEERVEVVWGLLGRSSREVRICDIRSIDVHESGLKGLLGLGTVNFSSAANADIEVQFRDIRGAHEVKELVRQLQRLSDE from the coding sequence ATGCGTTATCGTTTGCTAGAACATCCGGCGTTTCCGGGGCTACTTTCCAAAGAGGACTTGTTTCTTTTAGTGGAAAGAGGCTCGCTCGCACGCGGGGACCTGTGCCAAGATACGACCTCAGGCCGTGATCACACCGTGGGCGATGTCATCAGCGGCATGCGTGCGCCGCGAGCTCACGCTGGGGCACGGATTGACCGCCCTTTATTCCGCGAATTTCGCGCAGACGCACCGCATGAAGAAGGTTCTGAAATCGAATACGAAGAAACCGAACAAGCAGAGTCTGAAGAAGAAATTCCTAAAGGGACGGAGCGCTACACTCCTGCCGGAGAATGGATACTGCATGAATCGCACCCGTCTTGGTTCGGGGCAGGCAAAGCACTTTTTTTGGCATTGTTGCTCCTGATTACCACCTTCATGATCCTAAAAATTGACCCGATCTATGCCCCTATAAGCGCAGGACTCGCGCTGGTCCTCTTTATTCTGGTTGGCATTTTCCGATCTACCCGGACCTACCTCGTGACCGAAGAGCGTGTCGAAGTTGTCTGGGGATTGCTGGGGCGGAGTTCTAGAGAAGTGCGTATCTGCGACATTCGTAGCATTGATGTGCACGAAAGTGGCCTCAAAGGCCTACTAGGTCTTGGAACCGTGAATTTTTCATCCGCGGCGAATGCGGACATAGAGGTTCAGTTTCGCGATATCCGGGGCGCCCACGAAGTCAAAGAATTGGTTAGGCAACTACAGCGATTGAGTGACGAATAG
- a CDS encoding outer membrane protein assembly factor BamB family protein: MKYSFLFLFLWGVALQASDWPRFLGPTGAAVLPESNIPTTWSQTENLAWKANLPGPGSSSPIVVGDKVFITCWSGYGDKPDAKDMAKLQRHIVCLKLADGSPLWEATIASTVPEDPFEGFITEHGYATHTPVSDGERVYVFFGKSGAYAFDLNGKELWHTSLATGSGSRKWGSGGSPILYKDTLIVNATDESQALYALDKRTGKQIWKAGGDMIDLAYGTPSIVESGGRTDLVFAIAQEIWGLNPETGKMRWFATHGLPGNISPCLIHDEDRVYLFGGYPTQGSAAIKLGGQGDVTATHILWTSKSSSYVPTPVLYQGHLYVVNDQGFAICMDAKTGRDIYRERVIDSGGGRGRGKPFYASPVLIGERLYCVSRRGGTYVIAAKPTYEKLAHNILADDASQFHGTPAVAGDRLLLRSEQAIYCIRSVK, from the coding sequence ATGAAATATTCTTTTCTGTTCCTCTTTCTCTGGGGTGTAGCCCTTCAAGCCTCCGACTGGCCGCGTTTTTTAGGTCCGACGGGAGCTGCGGTGCTGCCTGAAAGCAACATTCCGACGACTTGGTCACAGACAGAAAACTTGGCCTGGAAGGCTAACCTGCCAGGCCCTGGCTCATCGAGTCCCATCGTGGTGGGTGATAAAGTGTTTATCACATGCTGGAGCGGATATGGAGACAAGCCCGATGCCAAAGATATGGCGAAACTCCAGCGCCACATCGTTTGTCTAAAGCTGGCAGATGGCAGTCCATTGTGGGAGGCCACCATTGCTTCGACCGTGCCTGAAGATCCTTTCGAGGGCTTCATCACAGAGCATGGGTATGCCACTCATACACCGGTCAGTGATGGTGAGCGTGTGTATGTCTTTTTTGGCAAAAGTGGGGCCTACGCGTTTGATCTGAATGGGAAAGAACTGTGGCACACCTCCTTAGCCACAGGGTCTGGAAGTCGAAAGTGGGGCTCCGGAGGCAGTCCGATCTTATACAAGGACACTTTGATCGTAAATGCGACCGATGAGAGCCAAGCGCTTTACGCTCTGGATAAAAGGACTGGTAAGCAGATCTGGAAAGCGGGGGGCGACATGATTGATCTGGCTTATGGCACTCCATCCATCGTGGAATCCGGGGGGCGCACCGATTTAGTTTTTGCCATTGCTCAGGAAATCTGGGGGCTGAATCCTGAGACTGGTAAAATGCGTTGGTTTGCAACCCATGGTCTGCCTGGGAATATTTCTCCCTGTTTGATTCACGACGAAGATCGAGTTTATCTTTTCGGCGGGTACCCGACTCAGGGCAGTGCCGCCATCAAACTGGGAGGTCAGGGGGATGTCACTGCGACTCACATTTTATGGACGAGCAAAAGCAGCTCGTATGTGCCGACGCCAGTGCTTTATCAGGGGCACCTTTATGTGGTCAATGACCAGGGCTTTGCCATCTGCATGGATGCTAAAACCGGTCGAGACATCTATCGTGAACGGGTCATTGACAGCGGTGGTGGGCGTGGACGGGGAAAGCCCTTTTATGCGTCTCCTGTGTTGATTGGCGAACGGCTCTACTGCGTCTCCCGCCGTGGTGGAACATACGTCATCGCGGCAAAGCCTACCTATGAGAAGCTGGCTCATAACATTTTAGCGGATGATGCCTCCCAGTTCCACGGCACCCCTGCTGTGGCGGGAGATCGCCTACTGCTGCGGAGTGAGCAGGCTATCTATTGCATTCGATCAGTGAAGTAA
- a CDS encoding cysteine desulfurase, translating into MDWLHLRADFPILDQEVHGQPLVYFDNAASSQKPRQVIDALVRYYQEDNANVHRGLHELSMRATDAFEGTRKKVARFIGAGREEEIIYTRGTTEGINLVAQVWAAQFLKPGDVILLTGMEHHSNLVPWQMAAKRSGAELKHIPVLEDGTLDLETAETLLNEHVKVFACVHISNSLGTLNPVVELCAKARALGAMTLVDGAQAVGHIPVNVQAIGCDFYAFSGHKMCAPTGIGALYGRYELLEKMDPWHGGGEMITTVTLETSAYKAPPAKFEAGTPNIADVIGLGAAIDYLETIGLENIQAHGAELTAYAYERMSTLPGIRILGPQQPRASLIAFALACAHPHDLVEYANTYGLALRGGHHCTQPLMKRFKLPGTSRASFYFYNTRAEVDRMMDILHQAVKFFS; encoded by the coding sequence ATGGACTGGCTTCATTTACGCGCAGATTTCCCCATTCTCGATCAGGAGGTGCATGGGCAGCCGCTGGTGTACTTTGACAATGCAGCAAGCAGTCAAAAACCACGCCAAGTGATTGATGCGCTTGTGCGTTATTACCAAGAGGACAATGCCAATGTGCATCGCGGACTCCATGAGCTCAGCATGCGTGCTACGGATGCCTTTGAAGGCACACGGAAAAAAGTGGCTCGCTTCATTGGTGCTGGACGTGAGGAGGAAATCATTTACACCCGTGGCACCACGGAAGGGATCAATCTAGTGGCACAAGTCTGGGCGGCCCAGTTTCTGAAACCTGGGGATGTTATTCTCCTCACCGGGATGGAGCACCACAGCAATTTGGTGCCATGGCAAATGGCCGCGAAACGCAGTGGGGCCGAGTTAAAACACATCCCGGTTCTAGAGGACGGTACGCTGGATCTGGAGACTGCTGAAACGCTTTTGAATGAGCATGTTAAGGTCTTTGCCTGCGTTCATATTTCGAATTCATTGGGAACGCTAAATCCAGTGGTCGAGCTTTGTGCCAAGGCTCGAGCTTTGGGCGCAATGACCTTGGTAGATGGGGCGCAGGCCGTGGGACACATCCCCGTAAATGTGCAGGCCATTGGCTGTGATTTTTACGCTTTTTCAGGTCATAAAATGTGCGCTCCTACGGGTATCGGCGCACTCTATGGTCGTTATGAATTGCTAGAAAAAATGGATCCCTGGCATGGAGGTGGGGAAATGATCACCACCGTGACTCTGGAAACCTCAGCTTACAAAGCCCCTCCAGCGAAATTTGAGGCGGGAACCCCTAATATTGCCGATGTTATCGGGCTGGGAGCCGCGATTGATTACTTGGAGACCATAGGTCTGGAGAACATCCAAGCTCATGGCGCTGAATTGACCGCTTATGCTTATGAGCGCATGTCCACACTCCCTGGCATCCGCATCTTAGGGCCGCAGCAGCCACGGGCTTCTCTCATTGCCTTCGCCTTAGCTTGTGCCCATCCGCATGATCTGGTGGAGTATGCCAATACTTACGGCTTGGCTTTGCGTGGCGGACATCACTGCACGCAACCCTTGATGAAGCGTTTTAAACTTCCCGGAACTAGCCGCGCAAGTTTTTACTTTTACAACACCCGTGCCGAGGTGGATCGGATGATGGACATCCTGCACCAGGCTGTTAAATTTTTCTCCTGA
- the sufU gene encoding Fe-S cluster assembly sulfur transfer protein SufU, translating to MALSDELRDLYQQVILDHSRNPRNHGELTGDCVHVHGDNPTCGDEIDMWVKFGSEGQVEDIKFTGQGCAISQASASMMTVKIKGAEGGKARAMLEDFRHVVLGDAPVKDEEALGELILLEGVQKFPQRVKCAMLGWRALEQAMGERKE from the coding sequence ATGGCTCTTTCTGACGAACTCCGCGACCTGTATCAGCAAGTGATTCTCGATCACTCGCGCAATCCTCGTAACCATGGTGAACTCACGGGTGACTGTGTGCATGTGCATGGTGATAATCCCACCTGTGGAGATGAGATTGACATGTGGGTGAAATTTGGCTCTGAAGGCCAGGTGGAAGACATCAAGTTTACAGGGCAGGGGTGTGCCATCAGTCAGGCCAGCGCCTCCATGATGACCGTTAAAATCAAAGGAGCAGAGGGGGGCAAAGCACGTGCCATGCTGGAAGATTTCCGCCATGTGGTGCTGGGTGATGCACCCGTGAAAGATGAAGAGGCTCTAGGCGAGTTAATCCTTCTTGAAGGGGTCCAAAAATTTCCCCAGCGAGTGAAGTGTGCGATGCTCGGCTGGCGTGCTCTGGAGCAAGCGATGGGCGAGCGAAAAGAGTAA
- a CDS encoding efflux RND transporter permease subunit, producing MNLARFALRHPWTILVAVVAVCLGAWLGLQRMTRDIFPPLGIPTIYVAQPYGGMDPLQMEGYLTYRYEYHFLYIANIEHVESKSIQGASIMKLQFHPGTDMSQAMSETVAQVNRSRAFMPPGTVAPFIMRFDAGSVAVGHLVFSTDDSNVTLNQMQDQALNKVRPAFATLPGVSAPPPFGGSSRAIVVNVNPDRMKAYGLSPDDIVKAISRGNPISPSGNINLDGRYPIVPTNAIVSNVKDLEAVPLKKTDSGAVFIRDVATVSDGADVTTSYALANGKRTVYLPVTKRAEASTLEVVKKVLESVPEFQKLLPPGIKVSFEFDQTPVVNRTIQDLLKEGALGAILTGLMVLIFLRDVRTAFIVVINIPLSLMAAAFGLWISGQNIHLMTLGGLALAVGILVDEATVTVENIHTHLVRGKSLARAALDGTMETTLPRLLAMLCILAVFIPAFFMVGAAQALFVPMALAVGFAMFASFILSSTLVPVLSVWLLPKKNQLSEEKLGLLAITYQSIVKGLVTLRWIVVPGYLVGAGVILVSLAPFLGTEIFPKTDSGQFAIRFRAPSGTQVGITEKIAQRILKTIATEAGGEDKIDMSIGMVGVHNSSFPVNLVHLWNGGPEEGWLAVQMKPEAKVNVEAFQEKLRSIFAKELPDVRLSFEPQDIVSRVMSFGSPTPIEIAVSGPSLPTSKEHAEKILTKLKELPFIRDAQIAQTLDAPTVNVQIDRERAGLLGVDVEDVTRSLVAATTSSRFTAPVFWADPATGISFNVQVQIPEERTQSLEDLGNMPITSKTGTPVLLRNLAKIEPGTAVGTYERYNLVRIVSVTANLVGKDFGSAIKAVQKVLTDLGPAPDGKTKVDVRGQVIPYNQLYEGFSNGLIISIVVIFLLLCANFQSLRLALIVVSTMPAVIAGVILALFCTGTSLNIQSAMGAIMAIGVAVANAILLVTFAERTRIARRGDRRQGAIEGALSRLRPILMTSFAMIAGMMPMALGMGEGGAQSAPLGRAVVGGLALATVATLFILPAVFALLASKKATSASLDPDDENGALYEGPTA from the coding sequence ATGAATCTCGCCCGTTTTGCCCTTCGTCACCCCTGGACTATCCTTGTCGCAGTCGTGGCAGTGTGCTTGGGAGCTTGGCTAGGACTGCAACGAATGACGCGGGATATTTTCCCTCCTTTGGGCATCCCCACCATCTATGTGGCGCAGCCCTACGGGGGGATGGATCCCCTGCAAATGGAAGGGTATCTCACGTACCGTTACGAGTACCACTTCCTCTATATTGCCAACATCGAGCACGTGGAGAGCAAATCCATTCAGGGCGCTTCCATCATGAAGCTCCAGTTTCATCCAGGCACGGACATGAGCCAAGCCATGTCCGAAACCGTTGCGCAAGTAAACCGCTCCCGCGCCTTCATGCCACCCGGAACGGTAGCACCCTTCATCATGCGATTTGATGCGGGCAGTGTGGCCGTGGGTCATCTGGTATTTTCAACAGATGACTCCAACGTTACCCTGAATCAGATGCAAGATCAGGCGCTTAACAAGGTGCGCCCTGCCTTTGCTACCCTGCCAGGAGTTTCGGCACCACCACCTTTTGGGGGAAGTTCACGAGCCATCGTCGTCAATGTGAATCCAGACCGCATGAAAGCCTACGGTCTATCACCCGATGACATCGTTAAAGCCATCTCGCGTGGAAACCCCATCAGCCCATCTGGCAACATCAATCTCGATGGCCGCTACCCGATTGTTCCGACGAATGCCATCGTCTCAAACGTCAAAGACCTCGAAGCTGTCCCACTCAAAAAAACGGATTCCGGCGCTGTCTTCATACGCGACGTAGCCACGGTCTCGGATGGGGCCGATGTGACCACCTCTTATGCCTTAGCAAATGGCAAGCGCACCGTCTATTTGCCCGTCACCAAACGCGCCGAGGCATCCACTCTAGAGGTCGTCAAAAAAGTGCTCGAAAGTGTGCCTGAGTTTCAAAAGCTTTTGCCCCCAGGCATCAAAGTTAGTTTTGAGTTTGATCAAACCCCCGTCGTCAACCGAACGATCCAGGACCTCCTCAAGGAAGGAGCTTTGGGAGCCATCCTCACCGGTCTGATGGTCCTCATTTTCCTGCGCGACGTGCGCACGGCATTCATCGTGGTCATCAACATACCGCTGTCCCTCATGGCAGCAGCCTTTGGCCTTTGGATCAGCGGGCAAAATATTCATCTCATGACTCTAGGCGGACTCGCCTTAGCCGTGGGTATTTTAGTGGATGAGGCGACAGTAACGGTTGAAAATATCCACACGCATTTAGTTAGGGGAAAATCTCTCGCACGCGCCGCACTGGATGGCACGATGGAAACCACCCTACCCCGCTTACTCGCGATGCTCTGCATTCTGGCCGTGTTCATACCAGCATTCTTCATGGTGGGTGCGGCCCAGGCTTTGTTTGTGCCGATGGCCCTAGCGGTGGGGTTCGCCATGTTTGCCTCCTTCATTCTATCCAGCACCCTAGTGCCCGTGCTTTCCGTCTGGCTGCTGCCTAAAAAGAATCAACTCTCGGAAGAAAAGCTCGGTCTGCTTGCTATTACTTATCAGAGCATCGTCAAAGGTCTGGTGACTCTTCGTTGGATCGTGGTGCCCGGCTATTTAGTAGGCGCAGGCGTGATCCTTGTTTCATTAGCACCCTTTCTCGGGACGGAAATCTTCCCCAAAACAGACAGTGGCCAGTTTGCCATTCGTTTCCGAGCCCCCAGTGGCACTCAAGTTGGCATCACTGAAAAGATAGCTCAAAGGATTCTGAAAACGATTGCCACAGAAGCAGGGGGCGAAGACAAAATTGACATGTCCATCGGTATGGTGGGTGTGCACAATTCCAGCTTTCCAGTGAACCTTGTTCACCTATGGAATGGTGGGCCTGAAGAGGGCTGGCTAGCCGTGCAGATGAAGCCCGAGGCCAAAGTAAACGTCGAAGCTTTCCAAGAAAAATTACGCAGTATCTTTGCCAAAGAATTGCCGGATGTGCGTCTTTCCTTTGAGCCGCAAGATATTGTTAGCCGAGTCATGAGCTTTGGTTCGCCAACGCCCATCGAAATTGCGGTCAGTGGCCCCAGTCTGCCAACCAGCAAAGAACATGCAGAAAAGATTTTAACCAAGTTAAAGGAGTTGCCGTTCATTCGCGATGCCCAGATCGCACAGACGCTGGATGCACCTACAGTGAACGTTCAGATAGACCGTGAACGAGCCGGATTGTTAGGCGTGGATGTGGAGGACGTCACACGTTCTCTCGTTGCAGCCACCACCTCCAGCCGTTTCACGGCCCCTGTTTTCTGGGCAGATCCAGCCACGGGTATCAGTTTCAATGTTCAGGTGCAAATCCCCGAGGAACGCACTCAGTCTTTGGAAGATTTGGGTAACATGCCCATCACCTCCAAAACAGGCACGCCAGTGCTACTACGCAATCTGGCGAAGATTGAACCCGGCACTGCGGTGGGCACATACGAACGTTACAATCTTGTGCGAATCGTCAGCGTAACGGCCAATCTTGTGGGCAAAGATTTCGGCAGCGCCATCAAGGCGGTACAAAAGGTGCTAACAGACTTAGGGCCGGCTCCCGATGGAAAGACCAAGGTAGATGTGCGGGGTCAAGTCATTCCGTATAACCAACTTTATGAAGGTTTCAGCAATGGCCTGATCATTTCCATCGTGGTCATTTTTCTTTTACTATGTGCGAATTTTCAATCCTTGCGTCTTGCCTTGATCGTGGTCTCCACGATGCCAGCGGTGATCGCGGGAGTGATCCTTGCACTCTTTTGCACAGGAACCTCACTCAATATCCAATCGGCAATGGGGGCTATCATGGCGATTGGGGTTGCGGTGGCTAACGCGATTCTCTTGGTCACCTTTGCAGAGCGTACACGCATCGCACGCCGTGGGGATCGCCGGCAAGGTGCCATTGAGGGGGCGCTGAGCCGTCTGCGCCCCATTTTAATGACCAGTTTCGCGATGATCGCTGGCATGATGCCGATGGCCCTAGGAATGGGTGAAGGAGGAGCACAATCGGCCCCCTTGGGGCGTGCCGTGGTCGGTGGTCTTGCCCTCGCGACGGTGGCTACCTTGTTTATCTTACCTGCCGTTTTTGCTTTATTGGCCAGCAAGAAGGCCACCTCCGCATCTCTCGATCCTGATGATGAAAATGGAGCTCTGTATGAAGGGCCCACCGCTTAA
- a CDS encoding efflux RND transporter periplasmic adaptor subunit: MKTSIQIIPLCLAFITSSIFAVEMPVTKPQKGTIHRWISLPATLTPWQQVALKARVAGYVKSVSVDLGDTVTTGQKLIEIEVPELAADLISHRAEVTAAEVEVKRLHEARKKSPDLILPQSVDDAEAKLAIAQAGLDRAATLLEFAQIKAPFAGSVVARHVDPGAYAAAGGETLLHLIDSSKLRLQVPVIELESAFLKIGQQVEVKAEALAGVVTQSKITRITGQLDAATRTLLIEADLKNDEGRLRPGLYVTARIAVEKHDDTTLIPVAGLVKEKANSFVFKHINGKAVKTPVKTGFNDGVNVEIPELKENEVILLPGTTVLTDGQDVTAKP, encoded by the coding sequence GTGAAGACCTCCATTCAAATAATCCCTCTCTGCCTGGCATTCATCACTTCCAGTATCTTCGCCGTGGAGATGCCCGTGACAAAGCCGCAAAAAGGCACCATTCACCGATGGATCAGCCTGCCCGCCACACTCACTCCATGGCAACAGGTCGCCTTAAAGGCCCGAGTCGCTGGCTATGTCAAAAGTGTTTCGGTAGATCTCGGCGATACCGTTACCACCGGACAGAAACTCATTGAAATCGAAGTTCCAGAACTTGCGGCTGACCTCATCAGCCATCGCGCCGAGGTAACAGCCGCCGAGGTCGAAGTGAAGCGTCTTCATGAGGCCCGCAAGAAATCCCCAGACCTCATTTTACCTCAGTCTGTGGATGACGCGGAGGCAAAACTTGCGATTGCTCAAGCGGGCCTGGACCGTGCAGCGACCTTGCTAGAATTTGCTCAAATCAAAGCTCCGTTTGCAGGAAGCGTGGTGGCACGTCATGTGGATCCTGGAGCCTACGCAGCCGCCGGCGGTGAAACTCTTTTACACTTGATAGACAGTAGCAAACTACGTTTGCAGGTGCCAGTCATAGAACTGGAGAGCGCCTTTCTAAAAATAGGCCAGCAGGTGGAAGTCAAAGCAGAAGCTTTAGCGGGAGTGGTCACCCAAAGCAAAATTACACGCATCACGGGCCAACTGGATGCAGCGACTCGCACACTACTCATCGAGGCTGACTTGAAGAATGACGAGGGACGCCTGCGCCCTGGCCTTTATGTCACCGCTCGAATCGCGGTGGAAAAGCATGATGACACAACACTCATTCCCGTGGCGGGACTGGTGAAGGAAAAAGCCAACAGCTTTGTTTTCAAGCACATCAACGGCAAAGCCGTGAAAACTCCAGTCAAGACCGGCTTCAACGATGGTGTGAATGTCGAGATACCTGAGTTGAAAGAGAATGAGGTCATTCTTTTACCAGGCACCACCGTGCTGACTGACGGGCAAGATGTCACCGCCAAACCCTAA